Proteins co-encoded in one Halorussus lipolyticus genomic window:
- a CDS encoding NUDIX hydrolase — METTRHFTATTYVVNDGALALHYHDRLEMWLSPGGHVDRDELPREAARREVREETGLDVDLLEPETSVPVEAGRELPPAEHVMLFDINVHPDGEVGHQHIDFVYFAEAEDRDIAPEGHDEADADEWVWFTPEDLRTDDELTEEVVQIGLEAIEAVGTR, encoded by the coding sequence ATGGAGACTACCCGCCACTTCACCGCGACGACCTACGTCGTCAACGACGGCGCGCTCGCCCTGCACTACCACGACCGACTCGAAATGTGGCTCTCGCCCGGCGGCCACGTGGACCGCGACGAACTCCCGCGAGAGGCCGCCCGCCGGGAGGTCCGCGAGGAGACCGGCCTCGACGTGGACCTCCTCGAACCCGAAACCTCCGTCCCGGTCGAAGCGGGCAGGGAACTCCCGCCCGCCGAACACGTTATGCTATTCGACATCAACGTCCACCCCGACGGCGAGGTCGGCCACCAGCACATCGATTTCGTCTACTTCGCCGAGGCCGAGGACCGCGACATCGCTCCCGAGGGCCACGACGAGGCCGACGCCGACGAATGGGTCTGGTTCACGCCCGAGGACCTCCGGACCGACGACGAACTCACCGAGGAGGTCGTCCAAATCGGCTTGGAAGCTATCGAGGCGGTCGGCACGCGCTAA